In the genome of Pangasianodon hypophthalmus isolate fPanHyp1 chromosome 23, fPanHyp1.pri, whole genome shotgun sequence, one region contains:
- the camsap3 gene encoding calmodulin-regulated spectrin-associated protein 3 isoform X2: MVDSNAMRKTFVVPDLKPLDQYDINRAKICASVGWLLAKSYSNADNVPVELRDPFYLDQYEQEHLKPPVTRLLQSPELYCRTYGLLVAGGPGASGTPKDNAVLLQTLSQKGLTPRDQNVPVTEADLRHKPIKMSAHLAVMDALMAVGAMETVRASGGVERLGGEDDWERTLLHWVNTLNEKLRERTESDQSQQSTEPQPVQASCPTRWYWKLVPLRYRKDKLLSKLKPCFPVVNEVKDLSNGCAIAAVIHYYCPGLLRLEDICMKESMSLADSLYNLQLIREFCESCLKSCCPLVLEDMIYSPPELRVNMLSFLAELLYWFEVSKPEFVQPLNATELKESSGRTENGNNGSGSSSPSLFKKPFLPISPATPIPGSLTQSTSMSHVEAAGRSWTKNPLSRPLSSAVSFSIPFGLDSDVDIVMGNPVIMRSVSSDNLNPAGQPVKRVHYTPPEDISRSPGPNGPQRASWASRSPAVPLLAEENGLDAGDAAGLPTIEEALQIIHNEGKMEPRLHPDGAPDGFYLHSPEDPASRRHNGSPAILSGSAPSSAGMQYRPTGNASRTRRTSDGSRDDDSVLRDGSVDSDASEDLPKTQSTPTTPAAGARVANSSGQETPDSGVKMTSFAERKKKLAQDQPIPTEEPPMTTWAAKKTQESPSKSPALTSEMSELGARLEEKRKAIEAQKRRIEAIFAKHRQRLGKSAFLQLKKEQEEGDDKEEGAEEVSASSTEEDLRRMSLDERLARIESDEEGDTKQEKERPRDDGKVQTSAQQTSKEKTVAGALGEKTSVPLGDYNNAVSKLNAALSSLQSDMQRLSEQQNQLLKKKIPPANQAWVISPSTKSSTAAAPPRLSRESTRDLIPNSASSSPSPSRRISAQAIPPKSPGSHRRAQSAPPKSPKTQHHSRSADPKTPALTRVITAPQSVDNIPHRRKVSPWQYRDQTSSSFSIGSPVPQSDSRPPSRPLSEDPSDDQTVFSLELEGGSNHFPGRKEQQGGSSSGAPSECSFESDIPASAFTRKHSSLIEIPLSSLRGLDGEDAEHGPDAASDSMSDHTEPEMKGGVGFFFKDEARPEDEMAQRRAALLEKQQKRAEEMKRKRQEQEREREARRNSVDELERPRTPCTPPPARTPPAARTPPPAQTPPPDGTQYRRGVFTRQEYERRHQLKIMEDLDKVLRQKPTTVRGVKKQRPKTVFRDDSGLSRSPAKGLLGSRLNKVYSHSTMNLSSMANDSGTLTIRKSPSRSHSPSRLMSPGRVATQNGDKDWENASTLSSPASIPEYTGPKLFKEPSFKSNKFIIHNAISRCCLAGKVNEPQKNKIIEEMEKSNANHFLILFRDSSCQFRAVYTMNPETEELVRLTGIGPRIISLSMVESIYKYSSDRKQFSVIPSKTMSMSVDAFTIPSQLWQTKRPGTPKKLGTPK, translated from the exons AGCGCCCACTTAGCAGTGATGGATGCTTTAATGGCGGTGGGAGCCATGGAGACCGTGAGGGCGAGCGGAGGAGTGGAGAGACTCGGGGGAGAAGATGACTGGGAGAGAACGCTGCTGCACTGGGTCAACACG TTAAACGAGAAGCTGAGGGAACGCACAGAGAGTGACCAAAGCCAGCAGAGTACAGAGCCACAGCCTGTTCAGGCCTCG TGTCCCACCCGCTGGTACTGGAAACTTGTTCCT CTCCGGTACAGGAAGGATAAGCTGCTGTCTAAGCTCAAGCCCTGTTTTCCTGTCGTGAATGAAGTGAAGGATCTCTCTAATGGCTGTGCCATAGCTGCCGTCATACACTACTACTGTCCTGGCCTGCTGCGCTTAGAAG atattTGTATGAAGGAATCCATGTCTTTGGCCGACAGTCTTTATAATCTTCAGCTTATTCGTGAGTTCTGTGAAAGTTGTTTGAAGAGCTGCTGCCCCCTGGTGTTGGAGGACATGATCTACAGCCCACCTGAATTACGG GTGAATATGCTGAGCTTTCTGGCAGAGCTCTTGTATTGGTTTGAAGTGTCAAAGCCCGAGTTTGTTCAGCCTCTGAACGCCACGGAGCTCAAAG AGTCCTCTGGAAGGACAGAAAATGGCAACAACGGTTCTGGCAGCAG CTCTCCCTCCTTATTTAAAAAGCCTTTCTTGCCAATATCCCCTGCCACACCAATTCCAG GCTCACTGACTCAGTCTACCTCAATGTCTCATGTAGAGGCAGCTGGACGATCGTGGACTAAAAACCCTCTCAG TCGTCCCCTGTCATCTGCTGTGTCCTTCAGTATCCCCTTTGGTCTGGACAGTGATGTGGACATAGTCATGGGTAACCCTGTCATCATGCGCTCTGTCAGCTCAGATAACCTAAATCCTGCGGGTCAGCCTGTGAAACGTGTCCATTACACCCCTCCAGAGGACATCAGCAGGTCTCCAGGACCTAACGGCCCCCAGCGTGCCTCTTGGGCCTCCCGCAGTCCTGCAGTGCCCCTCCTGGCCGAGGAGAATGGACTTGACGCGGGCGACGCAGCTGGGTTGCCCACCATTGAGGAAGCTTTGCAAATCATTCACAATGAGGGAAAAATGGAGCCTCGTTTACATCCGGATGGAGCGCCTGATGGATTCTATTTGCACTCACCGGAGGACCCAGCCAGTCGTAGACATAACGGTAGTCCTGCTATCCTCAGCGGCTCCGCCCCTTCTAGTGCAGGAATGCAGTACAGGCCAACGGGAAATGCAAGCCGCACCAGACGTACATCTGATGGCTCACGGGATGACGACTCTGTACTGAGAGATGGCAGCGTGGACTCTGATGCCTCTGAAGATCTTCCAAAAACTCAATCCACACCCACCACTCCTGCAGCTGGTGCCCGGGTGGCTAATTCGTCTGGGCAAGAGACCCCAGACAGCGGTGTGAAGATGACTAGCTTCGCTGAGCGTAAAAAGAAACTGGCACAGGACCAGCCCATTCCCACCGAGGAACCACCGATGACCACCTGGGCAGCTAAAAAGACACAGGAGAGCCCCAGCAAAAGCCCGGCGCTCACCAGTGAAATGTCAGAGCTTGGGGCAAGACTGGAGGAGAAGCGCAAGGCTATCGAGGCTCAGAAGAGGCGTATCGAGGCCATTTTTGCCAAGCATCGACAGAGGCTGGGCAAGAGCGCCTTCTTGCAGCTGAAGAAAGAGCAGGAAGAGGGTGATGACAAGGAAGAAGGTGCGGAGGAGGTCAGTGCATCCTCTACAGAGGAAGACCTAAGACGCATGTCATTGGACGAGAGACTAGCACGCATAGAGAGTGATGAAGAAGGTGATACGAAGCAGGAGAAGGAGCGCCCTCGAGATGACGGGAAGGTACAAACTTCTGCACAGCAGACttctaaagaaaaaacagtggCAGGAGCATTGGGTGAGAAGACCAGTGTTCCGTTGGGTGATTATAACAATGCGGTGTCAAAACTGAATGCAGCTTTGAGCTCGCTGCAGAGTGATATGCAGCGCTTGTCTGAGCAGCAGAACCAGCTGTTGAAGAAGAAAATCCCCCCTGCCAACCAAGCATGGGTCATCTCACCCAGCACGAAGAGCTCCACCGCAGCAGCACCTCCACGTCTGTCCAGGGAGTCAACTCGCGATTTGATACCCAACTCTGCCTCCTCATCACCTTCTCCATCTCGCAGAATAAGCGCTCAAGCAATTCCCCCGAAATCGCCTGGCTCCCACCGCCGGGCTCAGTCTGCACCTCCAAAAAGCCCCAAAACTCAGCACCACTCAAGGTCCGCAGATCCAAAGACGCCCGCGCTCACCCGGGTCATCACGGCTCCACAGAGTGTGGACAATATCCCTCATCGACGGAAAGTATCCCCTTGGCAATACAGAGACCAGACTTCATCTTCTTTCAGCATCGGCTCGCCAGTCCCCCAGAGTGACTCCCGTCCTCCCTCTCGACCCCTCAGCGAGGACCCCAGTGACGACCAAACCGTCTTCAGCCTGGAACTAGAGGGAGGCTCCAACCATTTTCCGGGCAGGAAGGAACAGCAAGGAGGCAGCAGCTCAGGTGCTCCATCAGAGTGTTCCTTTGAAAGCGACATCCCAGCATCAGCCTTCACCCGCAAACACAGCAGTCTGATCGAGATCCCTCTGTCCTCTCTGAGAGGGCTGGACGGAGAGGATGCTGAACATGGCCCTGACGCCGCCTCTGACTCCATGAGCGACCACACAGAGCCGGAGATGAAGGGTGGCGTCGGCTTTTTCTTTAAG GATGAGGCTCGACCAGAGGACGAGATGGCTCAGAGGAGAGCTGCACTGCTGGAAAAGCAGCAAAAGCGAGCAGAGGAAAtgaagaggaagagacaggagcAGGAACGAGAGAGGGAGGCGAG ACGCAATTCTGTGGATGAGCTCGAGCGACCCCGGACGCCCTGCACGCCTCCCCCAGCACGCACTCCTCCCGCAGCACGCACTCCTCCACCAGCGCAAACTCCTCCTCCTGATGGAACTCAGTACCGACGCGGAGTCTTTACTCGGCAAGAGTACGAACGGCGCCATCAGCTCAAGATCATGGAAGACCTGGACAAGGTGCTGCGCCAGAAACCCACCACCGTCCGAGGTGTCAAGAAACAGCGGCCCAAAACGGTGTTCCGGGACGATTCGGGCCTCTCTCGCAGCCCAGCTAAAGGGTTGCTGG GTTCTAGACTGAATAAAGTGTATTCTCACTCCACTATGAACCTGTCCTCCATGGCCAATGATAGTGGGACACTTACCATCAGGAAATCCCCAAG TCGCTCTCACTCTCCGTCACGACTGATGTCTCCGGGCCGTGTGGCCACACAGAATGGTGATAAGGACTGGGAGAATGCATCCACACTTTCTTCTCCAGCTTCCATCCCTGAGTACACTG gACCCAAACTGTTTAAAGAGCCAAGCTTCAAATCCAACAAGTTCATTATCCATAATGCCATCTCACGCTGCTGTTTGGCAGGCAAGGTCAATGAACCGCAGAAAAACAAGATCATTGAG GAAATGGAGAAGAGCAATGCCAACCacttcctcatcctcttccgGGATTCGAGCTGCCAATTCCGGGCAGTTTACACCATGAACCCAGAGACAGAGGAACTGGTGCGTTTGACTGGCATTGGCCCACGGATCATCAGCCTCTCCATGGTCGAGTCTATCTACAAATACAGCTCTGACCGCAAGCAGTTCTCGGTCATCCCGTCCAAAACCATGTCCATGAGTGTGGACGCTTTCACCATCCCCAGCCAACTGTGGCAGACCAAGCGGCCCGGGACGCCCAAAAAGCTCGGAACACCAAAGTGA
- the camsap3 gene encoding calmodulin-regulated spectrin-associated protein 3 isoform X1 codes for MVDSNAMRKTFVVPDLKPLDQYDINRAKICASVGWLLAKSYSNADNVPVELRDPFYLDQYEQEHLKPPVTRLLQSPELYCRTYGLLVAGGPGASGTPKDNAVLLQTLSQKGLTPRDQNVPVTEADLRHKPIKMSAHLAVMDALMAVGAMETVRASGGVERLGGEDDWERTLLHWVNTLNEKLRERTESDQSQQSTEPQPVQASCPTRWYWKLVPLRYRKDKLLSKLKPCFPVVNEVKDLSNGCAIAAVIHYYCPGLLRLEDICMKESMSLADSLYNLQLIREFCESCLKSCCPLVLEDMIYSPPELRVNMLSFLAELLYWFEVSKPEFVQPLNATELKESSGRTENGNNGSGSSSPSLFKKPFLPISPATPIPGSLTQSTSMSHVEAAGRSWTKNPLSRPLSSAVSFSIPFGLDSDVDIVMGNPVIMRSVSSDNLNPAGQPVKRVHYTPPEDISRSPGPNGPQRASWASRSPAVPLLAEENGLDAGDAAGLPTIEEALQIIHNEGKMEPRLHPDGAPDGFYLHSPEDPASRRHNGSPAILSGSAPSSAGMQYRPTGNASRTRRTSDGSRDDDSVLRDGSVDSDASEDLPKTQSTPTTPAAGARVANSSGQETPDSGVKMTSFAERKKKLAQDQPIPTEEPPMTTWAAKKTQESPSKSPALTSEMSELGARLEEKRKAIEAQKRRIEAIFAKHRQRLGKSAFLQLKKEQEEGDDKEEGAEEVSASSTEEDLRRMSLDERLARIESDEEGDTKQEKERPRDDGKVQTSAQQTSKEKTVAGALGEKTSVPLGDYNNAVSKLNAALSSLQSDMQRLSEQQNQLLKKKIPPANQAWVISPSTKSSTAAAPPRLSRESTRDLIPNSASSSPSPSRRISAQAIPPKSPGSHRRAQSAPPKSPKTQHHSRSADPKTPALTRVITAPQSVDNIPHRRKVSPWQYRDQTSSSFSIGSPVPQSDSRPPSRPLSEDPSDDQTVFSLELEGGSNHFPGRKEQQGGSSSGAPSECSFESDIPASAFTRKHSSLIEIPLSSLRGLDGEDAEHGPDAASDSMSDHTEPEMKGGVGFFFKQDEARPEDEMAQRRAALLEKQQKRAEEMKRKRQEQEREREARRNSVDELERPRTPCTPPPARTPPAARTPPPAQTPPPDGTQYRRGVFTRQEYERRHQLKIMEDLDKVLRQKPTTVRGVKKQRPKTVFRDDSGLSRSPAKGLLGSRLNKVYSHSTMNLSSMANDSGTLTIRKSPSRSHSPSRLMSPGRVATQNGDKDWENASTLSSPASIPEYTGPKLFKEPSFKSNKFIIHNAISRCCLAGKVNEPQKNKIIEEMEKSNANHFLILFRDSSCQFRAVYTMNPETEELVRLTGIGPRIISLSMVESIYKYSSDRKQFSVIPSKTMSMSVDAFTIPSQLWQTKRPGTPKKLGTPK; via the exons AGCGCCCACTTAGCAGTGATGGATGCTTTAATGGCGGTGGGAGCCATGGAGACCGTGAGGGCGAGCGGAGGAGTGGAGAGACTCGGGGGAGAAGATGACTGGGAGAGAACGCTGCTGCACTGGGTCAACACG TTAAACGAGAAGCTGAGGGAACGCACAGAGAGTGACCAAAGCCAGCAGAGTACAGAGCCACAGCCTGTTCAGGCCTCG TGTCCCACCCGCTGGTACTGGAAACTTGTTCCT CTCCGGTACAGGAAGGATAAGCTGCTGTCTAAGCTCAAGCCCTGTTTTCCTGTCGTGAATGAAGTGAAGGATCTCTCTAATGGCTGTGCCATAGCTGCCGTCATACACTACTACTGTCCTGGCCTGCTGCGCTTAGAAG atattTGTATGAAGGAATCCATGTCTTTGGCCGACAGTCTTTATAATCTTCAGCTTATTCGTGAGTTCTGTGAAAGTTGTTTGAAGAGCTGCTGCCCCCTGGTGTTGGAGGACATGATCTACAGCCCACCTGAATTACGG GTGAATATGCTGAGCTTTCTGGCAGAGCTCTTGTATTGGTTTGAAGTGTCAAAGCCCGAGTTTGTTCAGCCTCTGAACGCCACGGAGCTCAAAG AGTCCTCTGGAAGGACAGAAAATGGCAACAACGGTTCTGGCAGCAG CTCTCCCTCCTTATTTAAAAAGCCTTTCTTGCCAATATCCCCTGCCACACCAATTCCAG GCTCACTGACTCAGTCTACCTCAATGTCTCATGTAGAGGCAGCTGGACGATCGTGGACTAAAAACCCTCTCAG TCGTCCCCTGTCATCTGCTGTGTCCTTCAGTATCCCCTTTGGTCTGGACAGTGATGTGGACATAGTCATGGGTAACCCTGTCATCATGCGCTCTGTCAGCTCAGATAACCTAAATCCTGCGGGTCAGCCTGTGAAACGTGTCCATTACACCCCTCCAGAGGACATCAGCAGGTCTCCAGGACCTAACGGCCCCCAGCGTGCCTCTTGGGCCTCCCGCAGTCCTGCAGTGCCCCTCCTGGCCGAGGAGAATGGACTTGACGCGGGCGACGCAGCTGGGTTGCCCACCATTGAGGAAGCTTTGCAAATCATTCACAATGAGGGAAAAATGGAGCCTCGTTTACATCCGGATGGAGCGCCTGATGGATTCTATTTGCACTCACCGGAGGACCCAGCCAGTCGTAGACATAACGGTAGTCCTGCTATCCTCAGCGGCTCCGCCCCTTCTAGTGCAGGAATGCAGTACAGGCCAACGGGAAATGCAAGCCGCACCAGACGTACATCTGATGGCTCACGGGATGACGACTCTGTACTGAGAGATGGCAGCGTGGACTCTGATGCCTCTGAAGATCTTCCAAAAACTCAATCCACACCCACCACTCCTGCAGCTGGTGCCCGGGTGGCTAATTCGTCTGGGCAAGAGACCCCAGACAGCGGTGTGAAGATGACTAGCTTCGCTGAGCGTAAAAAGAAACTGGCACAGGACCAGCCCATTCCCACCGAGGAACCACCGATGACCACCTGGGCAGCTAAAAAGACACAGGAGAGCCCCAGCAAAAGCCCGGCGCTCACCAGTGAAATGTCAGAGCTTGGGGCAAGACTGGAGGAGAAGCGCAAGGCTATCGAGGCTCAGAAGAGGCGTATCGAGGCCATTTTTGCCAAGCATCGACAGAGGCTGGGCAAGAGCGCCTTCTTGCAGCTGAAGAAAGAGCAGGAAGAGGGTGATGACAAGGAAGAAGGTGCGGAGGAGGTCAGTGCATCCTCTACAGAGGAAGACCTAAGACGCATGTCATTGGACGAGAGACTAGCACGCATAGAGAGTGATGAAGAAGGTGATACGAAGCAGGAGAAGGAGCGCCCTCGAGATGACGGGAAGGTACAAACTTCTGCACAGCAGACttctaaagaaaaaacagtggCAGGAGCATTGGGTGAGAAGACCAGTGTTCCGTTGGGTGATTATAACAATGCGGTGTCAAAACTGAATGCAGCTTTGAGCTCGCTGCAGAGTGATATGCAGCGCTTGTCTGAGCAGCAGAACCAGCTGTTGAAGAAGAAAATCCCCCCTGCCAACCAAGCATGGGTCATCTCACCCAGCACGAAGAGCTCCACCGCAGCAGCACCTCCACGTCTGTCCAGGGAGTCAACTCGCGATTTGATACCCAACTCTGCCTCCTCATCACCTTCTCCATCTCGCAGAATAAGCGCTCAAGCAATTCCCCCGAAATCGCCTGGCTCCCACCGCCGGGCTCAGTCTGCACCTCCAAAAAGCCCCAAAACTCAGCACCACTCAAGGTCCGCAGATCCAAAGACGCCCGCGCTCACCCGGGTCATCACGGCTCCACAGAGTGTGGACAATATCCCTCATCGACGGAAAGTATCCCCTTGGCAATACAGAGACCAGACTTCATCTTCTTTCAGCATCGGCTCGCCAGTCCCCCAGAGTGACTCCCGTCCTCCCTCTCGACCCCTCAGCGAGGACCCCAGTGACGACCAAACCGTCTTCAGCCTGGAACTAGAGGGAGGCTCCAACCATTTTCCGGGCAGGAAGGAACAGCAAGGAGGCAGCAGCTCAGGTGCTCCATCAGAGTGTTCCTTTGAAAGCGACATCCCAGCATCAGCCTTCACCCGCAAACACAGCAGTCTGATCGAGATCCCTCTGTCCTCTCTGAGAGGGCTGGACGGAGAGGATGCTGAACATGGCCCTGACGCCGCCTCTGACTCCATGAGCGACCACACAGAGCCGGAGATGAAGGGTGGCGTCGGCTTTTTCTTTAAG CAGGATGAGGCTCGACCAGAGGACGAGATGGCTCAGAGGAGAGCTGCACTGCTGGAAAAGCAGCAAAAGCGAGCAGAGGAAAtgaagaggaagagacaggagcAGGAACGAGAGAGGGAGGCGAG ACGCAATTCTGTGGATGAGCTCGAGCGACCCCGGACGCCCTGCACGCCTCCCCCAGCACGCACTCCTCCCGCAGCACGCACTCCTCCACCAGCGCAAACTCCTCCTCCTGATGGAACTCAGTACCGACGCGGAGTCTTTACTCGGCAAGAGTACGAACGGCGCCATCAGCTCAAGATCATGGAAGACCTGGACAAGGTGCTGCGCCAGAAACCCACCACCGTCCGAGGTGTCAAGAAACAGCGGCCCAAAACGGTGTTCCGGGACGATTCGGGCCTCTCTCGCAGCCCAGCTAAAGGGTTGCTGG GTTCTAGACTGAATAAAGTGTATTCTCACTCCACTATGAACCTGTCCTCCATGGCCAATGATAGTGGGACACTTACCATCAGGAAATCCCCAAG TCGCTCTCACTCTCCGTCACGACTGATGTCTCCGGGCCGTGTGGCCACACAGAATGGTGATAAGGACTGGGAGAATGCATCCACACTTTCTTCTCCAGCTTCCATCCCTGAGTACACTG gACCCAAACTGTTTAAAGAGCCAAGCTTCAAATCCAACAAGTTCATTATCCATAATGCCATCTCACGCTGCTGTTTGGCAGGCAAGGTCAATGAACCGCAGAAAAACAAGATCATTGAG GAAATGGAGAAGAGCAATGCCAACCacttcctcatcctcttccgGGATTCGAGCTGCCAATTCCGGGCAGTTTACACCATGAACCCAGAGACAGAGGAACTGGTGCGTTTGACTGGCATTGGCCCACGGATCATCAGCCTCTCCATGGTCGAGTCTATCTACAAATACAGCTCTGACCGCAAGCAGTTCTCGGTCATCCCGTCCAAAACCATGTCCATGAGTGTGGACGCTTTCACCATCCCCAGCCAACTGTGGCAGACCAAGCGGCCCGGGACGCCCAAAAAGCTCGGAACACCAAAGTGA